ATGGGGTGAATTAAAAATATGTTATTgaaatttacaaaacccaaaaccagtgaagttgtcgcgttgtgtaaatggtaaataaaaacagaatacaatgatttgcaaatccttttcaacttatattcaattggatagactgcaaaggcaagatatttaacgttcgaactggtaaacttagttattttttgcaaatattagctgatttggaatttgatgactccaacatgtttcaaaaaagctggcacaagtgacaaaaaagactgagaaagttgaggaatgctcatcaaacacttatttggaacatcccacagttgaacaggctaattgggaacaggtgggtgccatgattgggtataaaagcagcttccatgaaatgctcagtcattcacaaacaaggatggggcgagggtcaccactttgtcaacaaatgcgtgagcaaattgtccaacagtttaagaacaacatttctcaaccagctattgcaaggaatttagggatttcaccatctacggtccgtaatatcatcaaaaggttcagagaatctggagaaatcactgcacataagcgatgatattacggaccttcgatccctcaggcgttactgcatcaaaaagcgacatcagtgtgtaaaggatatcaccacatgggctcagaaacattccagaaaaccattgtcagtaactacagtttgtcgctacatctctgtaagtgcacgttaaaactctactatgcaaagcgaaagccatttatcaacaacacccagaaacgccgccggcttcgctgggcccgagctcatctaagatgtactgatgcaaagtggaacaatgttctgttgtctgaccagtccacatttcaaattgtttttggaagctgtggatgttgtgtcctctggaacaaagaggaaaagaaccattcggattgttataggcgcaaagttcaaaagccagcatctgtgatggtatgggggtgtattagtgcctaaggcatgggtaacttacacatctgtgaaggcaccattaatgctgaaaggtacatacaggttttggcgcaacatatgttgccatccaagcaacgttatcatggacgcccctgcttatttcatcaatgctaagccacgtgttataacagcgtggcttcatagtaaaagagtgcgggtactagactggcctgcctgtagtccagacctgtctcccattgaaaatgtgttgcgcAATATGAAGCAAtaaatacaacaacggagactccagactgttgaacaacttaagctgtacatcaagcaagaatgggaaataattccacctgaaaagctttaaaaaattggtctcctcagttcccaaacgtttactgagtgttgttaaaaggaaaggccatgtaacacagtggtaaaaatgcccctgtgccaacttttttgcaatgtgttgctgccattaaattctaagttgatgataattaaaaaaaataataataagtttcttagtttgaacattaaatagcttgtctttgcagtctattcaattgaatataagttgaaaaggatttgcaaattattgtattctgtttttatttaccatttacacaacgtgccaacttcactggttttgtaaaataaaatgaaGATATGATTGTTGAGACAAAACCAAAGCCAACTAAAGTTTGGGTGAATTTGAATCTAGATTGCACTTTTGTCAAATCTCATTTATAATTTGTTGTTTAATTAAGGCGGATCTTCGACATTAAAGGAACTCAAGTTGCTGATATTTTACCTACAATATAGGTATTCATGTTGGTATATCCATTCATGGCTCACTGTGTATAGTGAGACTGTCAGTAAAAGTACTTTCACCTCTTTAAGTTTAAGATCCAACAAGAGCAGCATGTTACTACTACTCTGGATCCACTTGATGCTACAGACATGTGTGCATTAAGGTAAATCTCTCATGTTATTACCGAATCTTTGTATTTAGTCAACATGATATTGTATGTATGCAAGCtgctaattttttaacggcccgcagCACATTCTCAAAACactatgaaaaagaaaaaaacataaaaaagtgtaataaaagagaatacaaagttgcaatgttgactctaataacacaacgctgccatgcaggcttttttttctctttagaactgtcattgctcaaaaataattaatcaaaatgattatgaattattgacctattcaaggcttcaattacttcacatcaaatattccactttgaaatatttttgggaggAGAATATTGCATACTTTGGGTCTGCCAtaacaacgttttctttgacaaaaggccataaaacaaactaacaatgaaaaaaaattataataaacaaaaacttataatcaacggatagatttgaagttgagaCAAAAAATACATAAGCAAATGGAATAGAAGAGAggtaaaatgtaacaagaaaaagttgcaatgtcgacTCAAATACCACAATAACTCTTTACAGCCGTCTTTGCtaacaaaaaataatgtattatagTCAATGTTTATcgatctattcaaggctccaattaatccacattaaatattccagttTTTTGGGTAAGTATATTATATTTTGAGTGTTGCCACATAAAAATAAATTCCattaaaaaaagggcataaaacaaataaaaataatagtaaaaacGTATACTTAACGCATAAATTAGTTATCTATGATCGATTATCGTTGATCAAGATATTTAAGTGTTAATAGTACAAAAAAAAGGTATAACTTAtaattaacacttttatgagtgggacccttttggatccctaagaattttagtgggattaaaaaaaaaagaaaactcattgttcaaaaaaaaataataaaaaaaaatcaatagtgctatgaattattgacccatttaagACTCTAAttaatcacatcaaatattcaataatattttttggggggagggggatataatgtgtaatatatatatatatatggccagaaagttgtgtgtgtgtgtgtatataaatatacatacatactgtacatatatatatatacacatatacaggtatacatacacacatatatatatatatatatatgtacaacttTATGACTGGCAAAAACAGCATTtaccattaaaaatatatattcatattgacagataaacctgaagttgatctaagagATTTAGCattgaataataaaacaattacaaatgACTTATGTTTAACATTTTTATGGCTGAGACCCTTACAGGGCACTGGGACCAAACTAGAAGGGTTCCCtaaggattacattttttttaatatatattttattggctttaaaaattaaaaatatcaaaatgaccacCGCaagctttaatttttcagtgaaAAAGGTTTGGACAGCCCTGAATTAAAAAACTATTAAACCGCTTTTATAAAATGTTGCGTTAAGTTATTTAAAGACTAACCTTGATGCACCCAGCACACGTCCCTGTGGTACTCCTGTGAAAGACCAGTGACGTTATGGACTTGCTGAATGTCTTCCAGAGCATCGCTGCATGAGGCCTTGACCCGCTATGCCTCAGACACGCTCCTCCTCATGGCCACAGTGGGACGATTCGGCAAAGGTCTGTCCAAATGGACGCTGAGGCGGGACAATGAGTTAAACACCATGATGGACATCAGCAAGAGAGTGGAGCTGAAGCTGAGCAAGGATGTGATGGCGTACGCCAAGAGCAAGATGGCTTCGGAGAGCAGGCGAGCCGCGCTGGAGGACGAGCTGGCGGCGGTGCTGACGGACGTCCTGCTCGGCCTGGAAGTCTTTGTGGAGGCGGTGGAGAGGCTGACGGTCACCACGCCGCACGTCTTCAAGGACGAGGTGTTCAAAATGCCCGACGGCGTCAGCTGCGGTGACGTGGAGCTCGCCATTTGGCACAGCGCGTCGGGCCTGCCCGCTCGCCATTGCGTTTAAGAGAGACGCAAAAGTCTTCTTCCTGCCTGCGCTGGACAAGGTGCAGGTGCTGACCTACGTGTTGGACAAATACGTCCAGACTGCACTCAGCATGTGTCTCCTATTGAACAAAAGGTACGTTTACGTAGGTAAGCTTGTATTTTTGCCTAAtttctgtgagaatcctgcgtgggtCTATCCAGGACCAGTCACAGTGTGCTCatacaaccaccaggtagcatctgtgagcagataatactgtatcatctctttcggaCGTATCAAGTCGGTCGTGCAGTCTTCTCTCACGCTTTAAGCGAGGGATGCGGCAAAAACTAAGACAGACCCTCTGAAATTAACCAataagtgtgtgcgtgcgtttcTTCCAGCAACTTCTGCCTCAACATGGCCATGAAGACGACATTGGACCCAGGAGTGGAGCTCCTTGTGGACGTGTCTGCAGACCAGAGGACGCTTCACCACATCACCCACTCTGACCACCTCAGGTAACCTCTAAAGACAGATGGATTCCACACACCATTCTGTTCCTCGTCTTGTCATTCAGGAAGGACGCCAACTTCCGGCTGGTCTTCATGCTGCAGGACAAGGCCAGTCGCCGCTTCATCATGGAGTTCAGCCAACGTCGTCCCAGGATGCTTCAGCTTCTGAACCAACTGGACCACAGCGCCCTGGAGTTGGTCAGGATGAACAAAGCCCAAAAAATCTCCAGCGCTGTGGGGAGCTCGTTGGGCGTGGTCCATCACCAGTCTTGCCAAGATCCCCTTTTCTGCCGGGACATCTCTGACTATGAGCATGGCCGCGCTGGGCCTCGGACTCTTCGCTTGGGTCAACTGTGCCGTGGTCTCGGCCGCAGGTTTCAAAGTCAACCAGAGACACAATAAGAAAGCCAATGAGGCATTTGAGAGCTTCATGCAGGAAGTAAAGTGTCTGGAAGACGCACGCCACCAGTGAAGCAGGTCAACTGGACGCAGCTGTCAGCGAGGTTCTTTGTGAGACAGACGCCGCCATTCCTTCTCGGCTGCTCAACAACCACCAAGTGATCACGAGGGTCGGCAAAGTGGTGGTTCAGGGTGGAAAAGCTTTCCGAAATGTCCACAAGATGGTGGCGGACGTCAACAAAGTAAGTCAGGCGACCACTAGAGGGTTCCTGCTTGCGTCACGCACGGCCAAGGCCAGCCTCATCCCGCTTAACGGGGTCTTCATCAGCATCGACGTCTTCATCATCTGCATGGACAGCATCGCTCTGGTCCAAGGATGCCACACCAAAGTGTCCCATTTCATCCGAGCAAGAAGCGCCCTGTGGCGCCACAAGATGGACGCCTGGCAGAGGATGTCAGACTCGTTGGTCCAAGGCTTGGCGACCCTGGAGGACCAGGCCTTCATAGAGGCGAAGTTTTACCACCATGAAGAAGAAGACAGGCAACATTGTgtcatttagtagaaaacatgctAAACACAGGGAGAACTTGTCCTAATGAGTCAGGTAATAGTTCTACTGCtcagacaattaaaaaaaaaactttcaacgGCCTTGAAAAATATGAGTAAAAAGtcacacaaaacttcacaaacactCATGCTGAGTTTTGAGAGCAGTACTCATCCTGAACACACAATACAGTACACTATACAGTAAAGATCGACTGATGTGTTCTTTTTGGGCCAATACTGGTAATTAGTAGTCAGGGAGGCCGATAACCAATATTTGTAGCcaatattaatttgcagtaaaagtcaTTTAAACATAAATAGTATGTCAGTAAACAGTTGGAaaaggctttaagttgttttaacattattttttaggaAATGTAGTAGTGACTTAATGTTTTATGtggcgctaatgttgtggttagtttagcagcaaaaaacatcaggggatttttgcaaacacctttattacgtgtgtttaaaaggagcatcaacatttgcatttcaaaatatggcaaatctgggaaaattggtaaaaaaatatggcatttctctacatcacaataacttggCATCTACTCTATTTTTTaacagtttatggatttaatacattgtattGATTCTTCATGAGGTACCCTGAAATAttgtgaacattaaaaaaaaaagtttgactcCCTAACGTAGCTTATAgttgacatttttcaagctggccgacataatttcttcctggatgttacagaaagtatgagaatgtgtgagctgctgcctgctcttctttacctATTTAATAATCTCCCATTTGTCAAGATAATaacacaaagtttggatttttggcagaAATATATTTTCTGTCGCGTTATTTGATTGGATCACGGAACATGAAACTCGTGGTGCTCCTTTAATGAGACAACGCTCAAGAGTGTTGCAGAAGGAGGCTTGTCAAGTGGCTCCATTGCTGCAGTCACCAAAACAAACTAAACAGGACTGGGAAGatgccaggaaagaaggacaaaaaccggATTTCCCAGCAAAAATATGAAAGTTTTGACAGGTAAGCAGAAAAGGTGTATTGTAGGCGACCAGCACGGCAGGAAGGAGGTGAAGGGGGCGTGGCCGCGTGAGGGCCACTTTGAAAGCAGCTGAGCAGACCGTGAAAATTCCCACAAGAACTCAAATAAATGCCCTGTTGGATATCAAGTCATACTTTGAGAGAATTATTGACAAAGAGTAATTTTTATTCTTAGATTAATTTAAAAAGGGGAACTTTACTCATGCAGGGCaatactatctacttcactatttgtatttttaactaaatactggtatcatatgtgtatatatagtatctgctgatgtagtcaGGTTGTatttaggggaaaaaaagaaggttGACACAGATATGTCAAAGTGCACATTCGGTCCATCTCaactatactgtactgtgtgtGAAGCTTGGATCACATGCAGTAAGTACTCAGGACACTTTCAGGTTTTGGAGACTTTAGATGTAATGTTCTGCCTGATGGCCTGCAGTGAGTTTGACACAAAAATATTCAATAAGAAAGCTTGTGGCGCATTGTCTCTttattgaatgtgtgtgtgtgtgtgtgtgcgtcacgTTATCTGGTCACCAGAACGCCCCATTTTAGTTCTCCTCATCTAGAATCAAAAGCAAAGACTCCAGTTAGTCTCCTTGGCAACGCGTTGGCTGACGACCAAATAGCAGCtcaccttcttcctcctcctcctcttcttcctcctcttcctcctcctcttcatcaGAACTGAAGGTTCCGTCAGGCAGGCTGTAGACCCGAATGACTTGCTGCGGGCCCACAAAGAACCAATCAGAGGCGACGCTGACTGTGTGTGGTACAGTAATGGCGGAGGGCACTGACCTTGTTGGGGTCTTTGAGGATGAGGTACTTTCCCTCCTCCAGCTTGCGGCAGATGTCTATGACGCAGCGCAGGATGCCCCACGCATTCTCCATGCTCAGGTTGATCTGGCTGGCAAACTCGTTTGGCTTGAACTGTTGGGTGCCCAGAACCACGTGACGAGCAGAGTCTTTGACGTGGTAGCGAGACACGTatctgcggggggggggggggggggggggggggggggatgacaTCAAGATTTGAGACCACTTGTGTTTTTGTCCTAAATTGAGAGCGCTAATAAATCCTCACCCCAGCTTGAGGTATTCGGACCCGGCCAGCATGGCGCAGCAGGTCCAGCGGGCCAGTTTGTAGCTGTTGTTCTTCAGCTCAGTGGCCAGGACAGCTCCTCTCTGAGAGTCCAGCTTCTGGCGCCAGTCCACGCCGTTACAATACTGTAAAGAAACACAACTAGCTTCATCATCacttccttttacactttcaccaaACTTCATTTTTATTTGGGCGGTCAGATACAACCTTTCACATCTGATAATGATATTGGACCCTTGGTTGAAACCCATATTGATCCAATACGATATTAGCAGGAATCAAACATACTTGTATTATCATGTAGCGTgtcatgttagaaaaggtttgatcaagtgaaatttgtCACATAGACCAAtcgtaggtatgaaaaacactaacctatttattattgaacatccggaatggacttatgctgtctaagttgaagtggagtggcaatAGTTTTTGGCGACACCAAGTGGTCACattaattcattaagttaagctcatgacgcagtaagttgaataatgcggacacatttgttactggatactttctaacatgCTTCTGCATTAAAGACATTGTATGTgttagtaatatgcaactataattatttgatacttgtttatattgacaaatgtgctgttttactcTGCAATATTGTTCCATGTAtgtttacgtatgtctagcttgagtgcttagctgttgtgtacctGCTAGCTTTTACTAGCcgttagcctagcatgtttaccttttgtaaatgacttgactaatcaaaatcaccaaaaatgattcctgggcgcggctacgctgctgcccactgctcccctcacctcccagggggtgatcaaggggatgggtcaaatgcagaggacaaatttcaccacacctagtgtgtgtgtgacaatcattggtactttaactttaacttaatacagaagaaattgtgtgctttttgaggacatttagatgttaactggctgtccagttttgcacaagtaaacacgctgcaggactgatcgcatcgcacatgatatcacacattttgcATGCAAGCACATTTCATCAATACTTGTTAGTTTGATATCAGACAACATCTGATATCAATCAcagtgatgtatgcagtaacattgcaTAATTTccacttttatttgatcaaaattattattaatctactagcTACTTTACTGTGAATATCTGGTTATGTTCTGTTGTAACATGTACCTATtatcacttctgttgaaatgtaataatcacttattcttctgttgtttggatacttcatTAGTTTTGGGCAACACAAATGTGGGTATTGATCCAACAtctagtagttacaggggcagtattggacATACTGACATTTCAAATTTTCAACatcattaaataattttttttatcacaaTTTAAAATCAGACAAACAAAGATAGCTGCgtaacaatataacatttttttttaatgatgacctaatattggctctgatttaaatccttagttttttgcccttaaagttcTCCTTTGTTTAGAGACTTAATTCcttagtttgtaaacaataacaaaaaaaacaaaaatattttgtgtctgtgAGTGTGAACgtttgcgtgtgtttgtgtgaaagtgtgtccGAGTGCGCGACCATCTCGTTCCACCGTCGCGAAAGTCAGTGTCCTCATGGCGTAATTAATGTTCTATCGCGTTGTGCCTCATCCACTTACACAGTTGGAAGTGCAGCCCAAAagaacaaaataaatatgacaaaaactagcatagaagttgaaacatttaaaaggagcagcgactttagttTCACTCTCTACTGCAACTCACCAGTAATCCTTCCCCGAATGCAGATTTGCAGGCAGTCACAGAACGTCTATGTGACTGTATTGGTGAATCAaaacacccactaatttaatcagaaaaggcatttttatacCTAAGTATTTCTAAATCAGACTTTTTGTTCAGGTATTTGCAAAGATTCTACTCCTCTGATATAAAATGTAGTCCCTGTTGTTGGAGTAACAAACAATAGTACCAGTACACCGGtatataaaaattttaaaaagtctgGATAAAAAAAACATCTTCTTCCAGAcataatcattaaacttgttcATGTGTTGGTGCAcaatattttacagtacctcaaattcaaactgcactttaatgtactttCATTCAATACAAGTTTGAAAAACTCCACAAAGTGGGTCACCGCTTGccgtttgccaaagcactggtgagaagcactgatgtatacaagtaatcaAAGAATGCAAATATTAACTTACCATTTGAATGTGCTGCTTAGTAAATGctaacttgaaataaaagtcttATAGTAGCCACTAAACCaattatactttgtttactgcagaatgtgggatgacaagcaaaaaaacgAAATAACTGAGGGAAAAAAGTTGTTCTCTTTACCTCTACAAAATGTACCTAAAAAGGAAAACGGTGGCTTTAAAATCCGATACGAACcgtagcgtgggttacctgtacaGTTGCATCTCAAGTAAACACAAatatagatatgaacaaaatgacagttgccTGCTGTTATCCTATATTACCTCAagcaaacatggtggaaatgtctgttaaaagatactgcagtagtaaacagtagtgaTGCGGTACTTGTTATAATCCTGTACGGGACAATCcgctttcattgaaaaaaataataattctgatattaatcgagatcggatGACATGAAAAAGGTAATTGTGATCATtttgccatattgcccagccctaatgtgtcatcaacatgcattatcacgatatgacgATAGTAATAACAGCTCCTTCATCTGTCAAACGTATATAATTTTTATCGTATTTTGTCTACATTGCCCAACCCTAATTGCCAATACACATGCTTTCattatggccacagtttgaccctggaacagataatTTCTACTTGCATTATTTCCAATGAGAAAAATTTATCTGAACATTCCTACCCTAGAATCCCACTCGTTGAGGGTCTTGACGTTAATGAAAGACACTTCTCCATTGGCGCCGGTCATCACACCGTCGTGCTCACAGCGGACAATCAGGTCGATGTCTTCTCCCAACTTCCAGTGGCGGTACCTGGTGGCCGAGCGGGCGTTGGATCACAATGAGTGCCTGCAAACTTCTTGATGACCTCAAAAGTTTGCCAACTCACCTGTAAGCGACAGACGCCACCTCGCCCTTGTCCATGTCCTCCTCCACAAAGGGGTTCGTGTTGGGGAACTTGTACTGCTCTCCACCCTGTTGTCCACCACAAACATGTTCAAACGTGACCAATAGCTATCATCAATGTGCGTCCTCACCATGCGTAAGCACTGCTGGCTGAAGTTGTGGTTAATGTAGGTGGCCTCCATGGCAAGGTTACGGGGGGAGTTGAAGGAATTTCCCTCATCCTGCGGCGGTTCGTTGGCGGTCTCGCTCACAGTCAGCAGATCTGAGGAGGGGGTACAGATGTGAACATGTCAAGCAGTGACACAAACTAGCGCTGGGCAGTTAATCAAATTTTGATTTTGGCTTCtcacaaacataaaaaaagtaattggaaaaaaaaaacgattaatgggccaacatgcatgcaaattcctgagcttgtaaCAATGAAACAGATGACTCAGCATTTGAGTTGAAACAAGACCACATCTACAAAaagtttgggatctcaccatGGTTGTTACTTTTATTTGACAACACTAGTATGCTTATATCAATGATtactaaactaaaaaaaaagttaagtatTTCTGCGGTAGGTGTCACACAAACCAAAAAAGAAATCCGCTGTTAAGGAAATTTTACATAAATGTAAgccaaatgttgtcattgtgaagagaaggaacatttgtttgggaaaataatgtgtccgatACCGCTCATTCATCCCCGAAACATGTCAGAAAAAACTACTTATCTATTTTTTTATGTGGAGACAGCCACTTGAAACAAcgactaaactacgaagctaaagctagcaagagcaatccatacacccacaacacatctcatctgcttatgTTGTTGAGAACGACTTCATCGATGTAAGATCAACTTACCAACAGgacagcagtcgcaacttgagaggctctCTAACAACCTCAAGTCGTCTAGACACTTGTCAAGCTCAGAACAGCAGCGCACTTCCCCCTTTTTACAATAACAGCGCTGTGTGCAACATCCGGGCTGActgacaaaataaaggtttcaaaaaagtatttTCGACAGGCATAATGTACATAAatgggggtactaggatgacaggggatgcaaaacaataacagtgcaatactttttcataacatggtcactactgtctagtttctcttgttatattcttattttactgttatatttgtattctcattgttgctattgtaatatttttctattttgtttccatttatatccccattatttactttttactttttaaattcgatctcaattctgtacactgctgctggaattttaattttcctgagggaactctcctgaaggaatcaataaagtactatctatctaaagcacttattgatacatttacaaaaaatattatgCTTTGACTTGAAATATTGGCCAAaactgtccaaagatgtattgtaccaataaatgtgaggatttataaataataaatgataaatgggttatacttgtatagcgcttttctaccttcaaggtactcaaagcgctttgacagtgtttccacgttcacacactgatggcgggagc
This genomic interval from Entelurus aequoreus isolate RoL-2023_Sb linkage group LG06, RoL_Eaeq_v1.1, whole genome shotgun sequence contains the following:
- the apol gene encoding LOW QUALITY PROTEIN: apolipoprotein L4 (The sequence of the model RefSeq protein was modified relative to this genomic sequence to represent the inferred CDS: inserted 2 bases in 1 codon; deleted 1 base in 1 codon), translating into MMDISKRVELKLSKDVMAYAKSKMASESRRAALEDELAAVLTDVLLGLEVFVEAVERLTVTTPHVFKDEVFKMPDGVSCGDVELAIGTARRACPLAIAFKRDAKVFFLPALDKVQVLTYVLDKYVQTALSMCLLLNKSNFCLNMAMKTTLDPGVELLVDVSADQRTLHHITHSDHLRKDANFRLVFMLQDKASRRFIMEFSQRRPRMLQLLNQLDHSALELVRMNKAQKISSAVGSSLGVXSITSLAKIPFSAGTSLTMSMAALGLGLFAWVNCAVVSAAGFKVNQRHNKKANEAFESFMQEVKCLEDAPVSEVLCETDAAIPSRLLNNHQVITRVGKVVVQGGKAFRNVHKMVADVNKVSQATTRGFLLASRTAKASLIPLNGVFISIDVFIICMDSIALVQGCHTKVSHFIRARSALWRHKMDAWQRMSDSLVQGLATLEDQAFIEAKFYHHEEEDRQHCVI